In the Bradyrhizobium guangzhouense genome, one interval contains:
- a CDS encoding CaiB/BaiF CoA transferase family protein, with product MLDQPAQARSEDSSVRASGPLAGFRIVEFAGIGPGPFACMLLADMGAEVVTLDRVGAKKSMKSVAGRGRKLIELDLKDKAAIAQVLDLLAGADALVEGFRPGVMERLGLGPDVVLARNPKLVYGRMTGWGQEGPLANAAGHDINYISITGALAAIGTNEAPVPPLNLVGDFGGGALYLVVGVLAALLEASKSGKGQVVDAAMCDGAASLMSFFFDMKTLGRWTEGRNRNFLDGGAHFYGVYECACGHFVSIGSIEPQFYALLREHAGLTDADFDAQMDPKAWPALKEKLKAVFKSKTREDWCKIMEGTDICFAPVLTMSEATAHPHMVARNVFIERHGVKQPAPAPRFSRTRSTVREPEVAEIGAVTRAWAGR from the coding sequence GTGCTCGATCAACCGGCCCAAGCAAGATCAGAAGACTCCTCCGTCCGCGCCTCCGGCCCGCTCGCGGGCTTCCGCATCGTCGAATTCGCCGGCATCGGACCCGGCCCGTTCGCCTGCATGCTGCTGGCCGACATGGGCGCCGAAGTCGTCACGCTCGACCGTGTCGGCGCGAAGAAGAGCATGAAGTCGGTGGCGGGACGAGGCCGCAAGCTGATCGAGCTCGACCTCAAGGACAAGGCCGCGATCGCGCAGGTGCTCGACCTGCTCGCCGGCGCCGACGCACTGGTCGAAGGCTTCAGGCCCGGCGTGATGGAGCGGCTCGGGCTCGGCCCCGACGTCGTGCTCGCGCGCAATCCAAAGCTCGTCTACGGCCGCATGACCGGCTGGGGCCAGGAAGGCCCGCTGGCGAACGCCGCCGGCCACGACATCAACTACATCTCGATCACCGGCGCGCTCGCCGCGATCGGCACGAACGAAGCGCCGGTGCCGCCGCTCAACCTGGTCGGTGATTTCGGCGGCGGCGCGCTCTACCTCGTCGTCGGCGTGCTCGCAGCGCTCTTGGAAGCCTCGAAGTCCGGCAAGGGCCAGGTGGTCGATGCCGCGATGTGCGATGGCGCGGCCTCGCTGATGTCGTTCTTCTTCGACATGAAGACGCTGGGGCGCTGGACCGAGGGCCGCAACCGGAATTTCCTCGATGGCGGCGCCCATTTCTACGGCGTCTATGAATGCGCCTGCGGCCACTTCGTCTCGATCGGCTCGATCGAGCCGCAGTTCTACGCCCTGCTGCGCGAGCATGCGGGCCTGACCGATGCAGACTTCGACGCGCAGATGGACCCCAAGGCGTGGCCCGCGCTGAAAGAGAAGCTGAAGGCCGTGTTCAAGAGCAAGACGCGCGAGGACTGGTGCAAAATCATGGAAGGCACCGACATCTGCTTCGCGCCCGTGCTGACGATGTCGGAAGCGACCGCGCATCCGCACATGGTCGCCCGCAACGTCTTCATCGAGCGCCACGGCGTGAAGCAGCCGGCGCCGGCGCCAAGGTTCTCACGCACCCGGTCCACGGTGCGCGAGCCGGAGGTGGCGGAGATCGGGGCGGTGACGAGGGCGTGGGCGGGGCGTTAA
- a CDS encoding FAD binding domain-containing protein, whose protein sequence is MYQTTYHRASSVDEAASLFGKSSEAKFLAGGQTLLPVMKQRLAGPSDVIDVAKIKELIGVEAAGDTLTIKAATPHYDVATSDAAKKAIPALAYLASLIGDPAVRYRGTIGGSIANNDPAADYPAALLALGATVKTNKRSIAAEDYFKGLFATALEDGEIITAVSFPVPAKAGYAKMRHPASRFALTAVFVAQTKSGEVRVAATGASQSGVMRVGAIEAALKANWSPSALDNVSIPASGLLADIHGTAEYRANLVKVMAQRAVTAAG, encoded by the coding sequence ATGTACCAGACAACCTATCATCGCGCTTCCTCGGTGGACGAGGCCGCCAGCCTGTTCGGCAAGAGCAGCGAGGCGAAATTCCTTGCCGGCGGCCAGACGCTGCTGCCGGTGATGAAGCAACGGCTCGCAGGGCCCTCCGATGTCATCGACGTCGCCAAGATCAAGGAATTGATCGGCGTCGAGGCCGCCGGCGACACCCTGACCATCAAGGCCGCCACGCCGCATTACGACGTGGCGACCAGCGATGCCGCGAAGAAGGCGATCCCCGCGCTCGCCTATCTGGCCTCGCTGATCGGCGACCCCGCCGTGCGCTATCGCGGCACGATCGGCGGCTCGATCGCCAACAACGATCCCGCCGCCGACTATCCGGCCGCGCTGCTCGCGCTCGGCGCAACCGTGAAGACCAACAAGCGGTCGATCGCGGCGGAGGACTACTTCAAGGGCCTGTTCGCGACGGCGCTCGAGGACGGCGAGATCATCACCGCCGTCTCGTTCCCGGTTCCGGCCAAAGCGGGCTATGCCAAGATGCGGCACCCGGCCTCGCGCTTCGCTCTCACCGCCGTCTTCGTCGCGCAGACGAAATCGGGCGAGGTCCGCGTCGCCGCGACCGGCGCCTCGCAGAGCGGCGTGATGCGGGTTGGTGCGATCGAGGCCGCGCTGAAGGCAAACTGGTCACCGTCGGCGCTGGACAACGTCAGCATTCCCGCGAGCGGACTATTGGCCGACATCCATGGCACGGCGGAGTACCGCGCCAACCTCGTCAAGGTGATGGCGCAGCGCGCGGTGACTGCCGCGGGCTGA
- a CDS encoding xanthine dehydrogenase family protein molybdopterin-binding subunit, which yields MGVEGIGARVVRKEDKRFITGKGRYVDDIKLLGMTYAHFIRSPHAHAKVKKIDSSAALKLPGVVAVLTGQELVDDKVGNLICGWAITSKDGSPMKMGAWPAMAPETVRFVGQAVAVVIADSKNLARDAAEAVVVDYEELPVVADVHSAIKAGAPQLHPEAPGNQVYDWVIGDEAATDAAFAKAANVVKMDLTNNRLAPNPMEPRSAVASYDTAEEHYTLYTTSQNPHVARLVLSAFYNIAPEHKLRVIAPDVGGGFGSKIYIYPEEMVALWASKKTGRPVKWTSDRTEAFLTDAHGRDHVTHAEMAFDANNKITGLKVKTYANFGAYMSLFSSAVPTYLYATLLSGQYNIPQIHAEVIGVYTNTTPVDAYRGAGRPEASYLVERMMETAARQLKVDPAQLRRNNFITQFPHQTPVIMAYDTGDFNASLDAAMKAIDYAGFPARKAQAKANGKLRGIGVSCYIEACGIAPSKAVGSLGAGVGLWESAEVRVNPVGTIEVLTGSHSHGQGHETVFAQLISDRLGIPISQVSIVHGDTDKVQFGMGTYGSRSAAVGLTAILKAVEKVETKAKKIAAHALEASEADIVIENGEFKVTGTDKAIALPMVALAAYTAHNLPDGMEPGLKESAFYDPSNFTFPAGTYICELEVDAGTGKTSFVNFVAADDFGRLINPMIVEGQVHGGLVQGIGQALLEHAIYDANGQPVTASFMDYAMPRADDVPSFNLSHTTTLCPGNPLGIKGCGEAGAIGASAAVINAITDAIGKNNLEMPATPDRVWRTIHAA from the coding sequence ATGGGTGTTGAAGGCATCGGCGCGCGCGTCGTGCGCAAGGAAGACAAGCGTTTCATCACCGGCAAAGGCCGGTACGTCGACGACATCAAATTGCTGGGCATGACCTATGCCCATTTCATCCGCAGCCCGCATGCACACGCCAAGGTGAAGAAGATCGATTCATCCGCGGCGCTGAAGCTGCCGGGCGTGGTTGCCGTTCTCACCGGACAAGAGCTCGTCGACGACAAGGTCGGCAACCTCATCTGCGGCTGGGCCATCACCTCGAAAGACGGCAGCCCGATGAAGATGGGCGCATGGCCGGCGATGGCGCCGGAGACGGTGCGCTTCGTCGGTCAGGCCGTCGCGGTCGTGATCGCCGACAGCAAGAACCTGGCGCGCGACGCGGCGGAAGCTGTGGTCGTCGATTATGAGGAACTCCCTGTCGTCGCCGATGTCCATTCCGCGATCAAGGCCGGCGCACCGCAGCTTCATCCCGAGGCCCCCGGCAACCAGGTCTATGATTGGGTGATCGGCGACGAGGCCGCGACGGATGCGGCCTTCGCCAAGGCCGCGAATGTGGTGAAGATGGATCTCACCAACAACCGGCTGGCGCCGAACCCGATGGAACCACGCTCGGCGGTCGCCAGCTACGACACGGCGGAGGAGCATTACACGCTCTACACGACGTCGCAGAACCCGCATGTCGCCCGGCTCGTGCTGTCCGCGTTCTACAACATCGCGCCCGAGCACAAGCTGCGCGTCATCGCGCCCGACGTCGGCGGCGGCTTCGGCTCCAAGATCTACATCTACCCGGAAGAGATGGTGGCGCTCTGGGCCTCCAAGAAGACCGGCCGCCCGGTGAAATGGACCAGCGACCGCACCGAGGCCTTCCTCACCGACGCGCATGGCCGCGACCACGTCACCCATGCCGAGATGGCGTTCGACGCCAACAACAAGATCACCGGCTTGAAGGTGAAGACCTACGCCAATTTCGGCGCCTACATGTCGCTGTTCTCGTCGGCTGTGCCGACCTATCTCTACGCGACGCTGCTGTCGGGCCAGTACAACATCCCGCAGATCCACGCCGAGGTGATCGGCGTCTACACCAACACCACGCCGGTCGACGCCTATCGCGGCGCGGGCCGTCCCGAGGCAAGCTATCTGGTCGAGCGGATGATGGAGACCGCGGCGCGGCAGCTCAAGGTCGATCCGGCCCAGCTGCGCCGGAACAACTTCATCACCCAGTTCCCGCACCAGACGCCCGTGATCATGGCCTATGACACCGGCGACTTCAACGCCTCACTCGACGCCGCGATGAAGGCGATCGACTATGCCGGCTTCCCCGCGCGCAAGGCGCAGGCGAAGGCTAACGGCAAGCTGCGCGGCATCGGCGTGTCCTGCTACATCGAGGCCTGCGGCATCGCGCCGTCGAAGGCGGTCGGCAGCCTTGGCGCCGGCGTCGGCCTGTGGGAATCGGCGGAAGTGCGCGTCAACCCGGTCGGCACCATCGAGGTCTTGACCGGTTCGCACAGCCACGGCCAGGGCCATGAGACGGTGTTCGCCCAGCTCATTTCGGATCGCCTCGGCATTCCCATCAGCCAGGTCTCGATCGTCCATGGCGACACCGACAAGGTGCAGTTCGGCATGGGCACCTACGGCTCGCGCTCCGCGGCCGTCGGTCTCACCGCCATCCTCAAAGCGGTCGAGAAGGTCGAGACGAAGGCCAAGAAGATCGCCGCGCATGCGCTGGAGGCCTCGGAGGCCGACATCGTCATCGAGAACGGCGAGTTCAAGGTGACGGGCACCGACAAGGCGATCGCGCTGCCGATGGTCGCGCTCGCGGCCTACACCGCACACAATCTGCCTGACGGGATGGAGCCGGGCCTGAAGGAAAGCGCCTTCTACGACCCCTCCAACTTCACCTTCCCGGCCGGCACCTATATCTGCGAGCTCGAGGTCGATGCCGGCACCGGCAAGACCTCCTTCGTCAACTTCGTCGCGGCCGACGATTTCGGCCGGCTGATCAATCCGATGATCGTCGAGGGCCAGGTCCATGGCGGCCTCGTTCAAGGCATCGGGCAGGCATTGCTCGAGCATGCCATCTACGATGCCAACGGCCAGCCGGTCACGGCCTCGTTCATGGACTACGCCATGCCGCGCGCCGACGATGTGCCCTCGTTCAACCTCTCCCACACCACGACGCTGTGCCCGGGCAATCCCTTGGGCATCAAGGGTTGCGGTGAGGCCGGCGCGATCGGCGCCTCCGCGGCCGTGATCAACGCGATCACGGATGCGATCGGCAAGAACAATCTGGAAATGCCCGCGACCCCTGACCGGGTGTGGCGCACGATCCACGCGGCTTAA
- a CDS encoding (2Fe-2S)-binding protein, which translates to MSTVKLTVNGKAVAVDVEDRTLLVHLLRDHLNLTGTHVGCDTSQCGACVVHMDGKAVKSCTMLAGQADGANVTTIEGIAKGDELHPMQAAFRDNHGLQCGYCTPGMIMSAIDIVHRHGGQLDEATVRHELEGNICRCTGYHNIVKAVLDAAGRMKVSQAAE; encoded by the coding sequence GTGTCTACAGTCAAACTGACGGTGAACGGCAAGGCCGTTGCCGTCGACGTCGAGGACCGCACGCTGCTGGTCCATCTCTTGCGGGATCACCTCAACCTCACCGGGACCCATGTCGGGTGCGACACCAGCCAGTGCGGCGCCTGCGTCGTGCACATGGACGGCAAGGCCGTGAAATCCTGCACCATGCTGGCCGGCCAGGCCGACGGCGCCAACGTCACCACCATCGAAGGTATCGCCAAGGGCGACGAGCTGCACCCGATGCAGGCCGCCTTCCGCGACAATCACGGCCTGCAGTGCGGCTATTGCACGCCGGGCATGATCATGTCGGCGATCGACATCGTGCACCGTCATGGCGGCCAGCTCGACGAGGCCACGGTCCGTCACGAGCTCGAAGGCAATATCTGCCGCTGCACCGGCTACCATAACATCGTCAAAGCCGTGCTGGATGCGGCCGGACGCATGAAGGTCTCGCAGGCGGCCGAGTAA
- a CDS encoding SRPBCC family protein: protein MQMNDSQRIPASKADVWAALNDPDILRRCIPGCQSLEMASPTEMVATVVLKVGPVKATFSGKVTLTDIDAPNGYRIIGEGAGGVAGFAKGGAKVRLEEESPGVTILHYEAEAQIGGKLAQLGSRLIDSTSRKLAANFFESFASVVAPSS, encoded by the coding sequence ATGCAGATGAACGACAGTCAGCGGATCCCGGCGTCGAAAGCCGATGTGTGGGCCGCGCTCAACGATCCCGACATCCTCAGGCGCTGCATTCCCGGCTGCCAATCGCTCGAGATGGCGTCGCCGACGGAGATGGTCGCGACCGTGGTGCTGAAGGTCGGGCCGGTGAAGGCGACGTTCAGCGGCAAGGTGACGCTGACGGATATCGATGCGCCCAACGGCTACCGCATCATCGGCGAAGGCGCCGGCGGTGTCGCGGGCTTTGCCAAGGGCGGCGCGAAGGTCAGGCTGGAAGAAGAATCGCCTGGGGTCACCATCCTTCACTACGAGGCCGAGGCGCAGATCGGCGGCAAGCTCGCGCAGCTCGGCTCACGGCTGATCGATTCGACGTCGCGCAAGCTCGCCGCGAATTTCTTCGAAAGTTTTGCATCCGTGGTAGCGCCATCATCGTGA
- a CDS encoding PQQ-dependent methanol/ethanol family dehydrogenase gives MTFGTRAFLAGISMIAMLAAATPGVRANDSLIKAQSDSNQWAVAGHDYGNTRFSPLKQINTENAGKLTLAYSFSLASLRSNESSPIVIGDTLYVSTSWGPKYVYALEAATGKRKWTYEPEIPDDVLQYACCDVNNRGVSYADGKIFVGRLDGKLTALDAATGKALWTTKVVDYKQGSVITSPPLVVRDKVITGFGGGEYGVRGSLQAFDINTGKQLWQTFTVPSPDEPGGDSWKGDSAQHGGGAAWLVGSYDAKTDTVYWGTSNPGPWNTGVRSTGDGNFGKLTNLYTASTLALDPNTGKIKWHIQTTPADAWDYDGVNEAVLADLKIGGNTVPALMKADRNGYFFVANRETGKVLSAEKYVFSNWAKKWDVNTMRADEDPDKRPGPNHPAKDICPNLIGGKNWQPMSFNPETGLVYIPSNNVCMDWSVGDVSYKRGVFYLGAEFPTKEGPGGFLGELMAWDPVAQKKVWSIKEDLPFNGGTLTTGGGLVFAGNLHGDFRAIDAKNGKVLWSRNLGSGIGAGPVTYEVGGKQYVAIVVGRTASIPAFLGDIGKKMTAAAPEGGSLFVFSVQ, from the coding sequence ATGACCTTTGGAACAAGGGCCTTCTTGGCCGGCATTTCGATGATTGCGATGCTGGCCGCCGCGACACCAGGCGTTCGCGCCAACGACTCCCTGATCAAGGCGCAATCCGATTCCAACCAGTGGGCCGTTGCCGGTCACGATTACGGCAACACGCGCTTCAGTCCACTCAAGCAGATCAACACCGAGAACGCCGGCAAGCTGACTCTCGCCTATTCGTTCTCGCTCGCCTCGCTCCGTTCGAACGAATCCTCGCCGATCGTGATCGGCGACACGCTCTACGTCTCGACCTCCTGGGGTCCGAAATACGTCTACGCACTCGAGGCCGCGACCGGCAAGCGCAAGTGGACCTACGAGCCGGAAATTCCGGATGACGTGCTGCAATATGCGTGCTGCGACGTCAACAATCGCGGCGTGTCCTATGCCGACGGCAAGATCTTCGTCGGCCGTCTCGACGGCAAGCTGACGGCGCTGGATGCGGCGACCGGCAAGGCGCTGTGGACGACGAAGGTCGTCGATTACAAGCAGGGCTCGGTCATCACCTCGCCGCCGCTCGTCGTGCGCGACAAGGTCATCACCGGCTTCGGCGGTGGCGAATATGGCGTGCGTGGTTCGCTGCAGGCTTTCGATATCAATACCGGCAAGCAGCTCTGGCAGACCTTCACCGTTCCCTCGCCGGACGAGCCCGGCGGCGACAGCTGGAAAGGCGACTCCGCCCAGCACGGTGGCGGCGCGGCCTGGCTGGTCGGCTCCTACGATGCGAAGACCGACACCGTCTATTGGGGCACCAGCAATCCGGGTCCGTGGAACACCGGCGTCCGCTCGACCGGCGACGGCAATTTCGGCAAGCTGACCAACCTCTACACCGCCTCGACGCTCGCGCTCGATCCCAACACCGGCAAGATCAAGTGGCACATCCAGACCACACCCGCCGACGCCTGGGACTATGACGGCGTCAACGAAGCCGTTCTTGCCGATCTCAAGATCGGCGGCAACACGGTGCCGGCGCTGATGAAGGCGGATCGCAACGGCTACTTCTTCGTCGCCAATCGCGAGACCGGCAAGGTGCTCTCGGCGGAGAAATACGTGTTCTCCAACTGGGCCAAGAAGTGGGACGTCAACACCATGCGCGCGGACGAGGATCCGGACAAGCGTCCGGGCCCGAACCATCCCGCCAAGGACATCTGCCCGAACCTGATTGGCGGCAAGAACTGGCAGCCGATGTCGTTCAACCCCGAGACCGGCCTCGTCTACATCCCGTCCAACAATGTCTGCATGGACTGGTCGGTCGGCGATGTCTCCTACAAGCGCGGGGTGTTCTATCTCGGCGCCGAATTCCCGACCAAGGAAGGCCCCGGCGGATTCCTCGGCGAACTCATGGCCTGGGATCCGGTCGCTCAGAAGAAGGTCTGGTCGATCAAGGAAGACCTGCCGTTCAATGGCGGCACGCTGACCACCGGCGGCGGCTTGGTGTTCGCAGGCAACCTTCACGGCGATTTCCGCGCCATCGATGCCAAGAACGGCAAGGTGCTCTGGAGCCGGAATCTCGGCTCCGGCATCGGCGCCGGGCCGGTGACCTATGAGGTCGGCGGCAAGCAGTATGTCGCCATCGTCGTCGGTCGTACGGCCTCGATACCTGCGTTCCTGGGCGACATTGGCAAGAAGATGACGGCCGCTGCGCCCGAGGGCGGTTCTCTCTTCGTGTTCTCCGTCCAGTGA
- a CDS encoding c-type cytochrome: MRMRPIHLGSGKKRNHSIAGLAAWAAASAMIAPAIMAHADEVQPLRLCADPTNLPFSSDSPSQPGFYVEIGQALAQALGRPVAYDWYKSYFGKRTVRVTLLGKQCDAMIGLPRSEDFMGPAVIFSRSFAKEGYALVAAKGQALGGIDGLRGKRVAVQYASTPQNLLASRDDVQMVTVLSPEEGMQALDQGKADVAFIWAPVAGWLNKTSYNARYQIQLTEGEGLSWDAAIGFAKTSTELRDRVDAVLPQLQRTIGELAVKYGLPGGEPVRFGASRGVPAGTTTGMGSGAQTGIHVTEIANVAATEIKGDATAPAAEAVGAGKEIFNGTCAHCHGPDAIQSERKIDLRLLRHRYGEDMRQTFWTTVHEGRPSKGMPSWKEVFTDDQFDSIYSFLLTVQTESND; the protein is encoded by the coding sequence ATGAGGATGCGTCCGATACATCTTGGAAGTGGCAAGAAGCGGAACCATAGCATTGCCGGGCTCGCCGCATGGGCCGCCGCGTCCGCGATGATCGCACCTGCTATCATGGCTCACGCCGACGAGGTGCAGCCGCTTCGTCTCTGCGCCGATCCGACCAATCTTCCGTTCTCCAGCGATAGTCCGTCGCAGCCGGGCTTCTATGTCGAGATCGGGCAAGCGCTGGCGCAGGCGCTCGGCCGGCCGGTCGCCTATGATTGGTACAAATCCTATTTCGGCAAGCGCACCGTGCGCGTGACGTTGCTCGGCAAGCAATGCGACGCCATGATCGGGCTGCCGCGGTCCGAGGACTTCATGGGGCCGGCCGTGATCTTCTCCCGTTCGTTCGCGAAGGAAGGCTATGCCCTCGTGGCCGCGAAGGGGCAGGCCCTCGGCGGCATCGACGGCCTCAGGGGCAAGCGGGTCGCGGTGCAGTACGCCAGCACGCCGCAAAACCTGCTCGCGAGCCGCGACGACGTTCAGATGGTGACCGTGCTGTCACCGGAAGAAGGCATGCAGGCGCTGGACCAGGGCAAGGCTGACGTCGCCTTCATTTGGGCGCCGGTTGCCGGCTGGCTGAACAAGACCAGCTACAACGCCCGCTACCAGATCCAGCTCACCGAGGGCGAAGGGCTGTCATGGGACGCAGCCATCGGCTTTGCGAAGACGTCCACCGAGCTTCGTGATCGCGTCGATGCCGTCTTGCCGCAGCTTCAACGGACGATTGGCGAGCTCGCGGTCAAATACGGCTTGCCGGGCGGCGAGCCGGTCCGCTTCGGCGCGAGCCGGGGGGTGCCCGCGGGAACGACGACGGGCATGGGAAGCGGAGCCCAGACCGGAATTCACGTCACCGAGATCGCCAATGTCGCCGCGACCGAGATCAAGGGCGACGCGACGGCGCCCGCCGCCGAGGCCGTCGGTGCGGGCAAGGAAATCTTCAATGGAACTTGCGCGCATTGTCACGGTCCCGACGCGATCCAGAGCGAGCGCAAGATCGACCTGCGGCTACTGCGTCACCGCTACGGCGAGGACATGCGCCAGACATTCTGGACGACCGTGCATGAAGGACGGCCGAGCAAGGGCATGCCGTCCTGGAAAGAGGTCTTCACCGACGACCAGTTCGACAGCATCTATTCCTTCCTGCTGACGGTCCAGACCGAATCCAATGACTGA
- a CDS encoding response regulator has translation MTSFLIIDDHPLFREALGNAVRLALPEAQIFEAMSIEDALHILLAEQGIDLALLDLSLPDATGFSGFLRLREAYPRLPVAIVSSEEDQHIVREALALGAAGYLPKSTSKRELAQSIEGVLSGSVSVPKDFVAAPRLRRADASKALEVKLRELTPQQLRVLDLLRRGFPNRQIAQELALAESTVKAHITEILRKLGLFSRNKAVIEIGKMDLPDPRGRPQARVDRGKPQ, from the coding sequence ATGACCAGCTTCCTGATCATCGACGATCATCCGCTGTTTCGCGAAGCGCTCGGCAATGCCGTGCGGCTGGCCTTGCCGGAGGCGCAAATCTTCGAGGCGATGTCGATCGAGGACGCGCTGCATATCCTGCTCGCCGAGCAGGGCATCGACCTCGCTCTGCTCGATCTGTCGCTGCCGGATGCGACCGGCTTCTCCGGCTTCCTGCGTTTGCGCGAGGCCTATCCGCGTCTGCCCGTCGCCATCGTGTCGAGCGAGGAGGATCAGCACATCGTTCGCGAGGCGCTGGCGCTGGGAGCCGCCGGCTATCTGCCGAAGTCGACCTCGAAGCGTGAGCTCGCGCAATCGATCGAGGGTGTACTCAGCGGATCGGTGTCGGTGCCGAAGGATTTCGTCGCGGCGCCGCGGCTGCGCCGGGCCGATGCCAGCAAGGCGCTCGAGGTCAAGCTGCGCGAGCTCACGCCGCAGCAGCTTCGCGTGCTTGATCTCTTGCGTCGCGGCTTCCCGAACCGGCAGATCGCGCAAGAGCTTGCGCTCGCCGAATCCACGGTGAAGGCACATATCACCGAGATCCTGCGCAAGCTCGGCCTGTTCAGCCGCAACAAGGCCGTGATCGAGATCGGCAAGATGGACCTGCCCGATCCCAGGGGGCGCCCTCAGGCGCGGGTCGATCGCGGGAAGCCGCAATGA
- a CDS encoding response regulator: MRFLIVEDHPLFREALEGALQMVAPTAEILQAISIDGAIEQAGATSELDLILLDLSMPGTTGLSGIIRIRKSFPRIPVVIVSGHQDPQIIAGALSLGVAGYILKSASKQDLAQSIGEVLRGSICVPAAYRAPVRPQRSSGPAQDLIKRLHELTPQQLRVLEMLKRGLQNKQIAFELKISETTVKVHVSDILRKLNVVSRTKAIVEMARIDFATLAAEASTTRERVRSDQP, from the coding sequence ATGCGATTTCTGATTGTCGAAGATCATCCGTTGTTTCGCGAGGCGCTCGAAGGCGCGCTCCAGATGGTGGCGCCGACGGCCGAGATCCTTCAGGCGATTTCGATCGACGGCGCGATCGAGCAGGCCGGAGCGACATCGGAGCTCGATCTCATCCTGCTCGATCTGTCGATGCCGGGCACGACGGGTCTTTCAGGCATCATCCGCATCCGCAAGTCGTTTCCCAGGATTCCGGTCGTCATCGTATCGGGACATCAGGATCCGCAGATCATTGCCGGCGCCCTGTCGCTCGGCGTGGCCGGCTACATCCTCAAATCGGCGTCCAAGCAGGATCTGGCGCAGTCGATCGGCGAGGTGCTGCGCGGCTCGATCTGCGTGCCCGCCGCCTACCGCGCGCCCGTCCGCCCGCAGCGCAGCTCCGGCCCGGCGCAGGATCTGATCAAGCGCCTGCATGAGCTGACGCCGCAGCAATTGCGCGTGCTCGAAATGCTCAAACGCGGCCTGCAGAACAAGCAGATCGCCTTTGAGCTGAAGATCTCGGAGACCACGGTGAAAGTCCACGTCTCCGACATCCTGCGCAAGCTCAACGTGGTCAGTCGCACCAAGGCCATCGTCGAAATGGCCAGGATCGATTTCGCGACCCTGGCGGCCGAGGCCAGCACGACGCGCGAGCGAGTCCGGTCGGATCAGCCGTGA